Proteins encoded together in one Mycolicibacter minnesotensis window:
- the marP gene encoding acid resistance serine protease MarP produces MTSSQWLDIAVLAIAFVAAVSGWRSGALGSLLSFVGVALGAMAGVLLAPHLIESVSGARLKLFAALFLILAMVVIGEVAGVVLGRAVRGAIRNPGVRGVDSVIGVALQLVVVLIAAWLLATPLTASDQPSLAAAVNDSRVLRQVDDVAPRWLKNVPRRLSAVLDDSGLPSVLEPFNRAPIAAVDAPDPELAANPVVEATAPSVLRIRGVAPNCQKVLEGTGFVIAPTRVMTNAHVVAGADSVTVESGAKSFEAAVISFDPKEDIAILAVPDLPLPPLVFASALAEADTDALVLGYPGGGVFEATPARIRDVINLEGPDIYRNATVTRQVYTIRGTVQQGNSGGPMIDMNGRVLGVVFGAAVDDADTGFVMTADEVTGQLARVGDTQPVPTQTCVGSE; encoded by the coding sequence ATGACGTCGTCACAGTGGCTGGACATCGCCGTGCTCGCGATCGCCTTCGTTGCCGCGGTTTCCGGCTGGCGCTCCGGCGCGCTGGGTTCCCTACTGTCCTTCGTCGGTGTTGCTCTGGGCGCAATGGCCGGAGTGTTGTTGGCCCCGCACCTGATCGAGAGTGTCTCTGGTGCCCGGCTGAAGCTGTTCGCCGCACTCTTTCTGATCCTGGCCATGGTCGTCATCGGTGAGGTCGCCGGAGTGGTGCTGGGCCGGGCGGTGCGCGGAGCGATCCGCAACCCGGGCGTCCGTGGCGTGGACTCCGTCATCGGAGTGGCGCTGCAGCTGGTGGTGGTGCTGATCGCGGCCTGGCTGCTGGCCACCCCGCTGACCGCCTCCGACCAACCGAGCCTGGCCGCCGCCGTCAACGATTCGCGTGTGCTGCGCCAGGTTGACGATGTCGCGCCGCGTTGGCTCAAGAACGTGCCGCGGCGGTTGTCGGCGGTGCTCGACGATTCCGGCCTTCCCTCCGTGCTCGAACCCTTCAACCGCGCCCCGATCGCCGCCGTGGATGCTCCGGACCCGGAGTTGGCCGCCAACCCCGTGGTGGAGGCCACTGCACCCAGTGTGCTGCGGATCCGGGGAGTGGCACCCAACTGCCAGAAAGTGCTGGAGGGCACCGGATTCGTGATCGCACCTACTCGGGTGATGACGAATGCGCACGTGGTCGCCGGCGCAGACAGTGTGACGGTGGAGAGCGGCGCCAAGTCCTTCGAGGCCGCGGTGATCTCCTTCGACCCCAAGGAAGACATCGCGATCCTGGCCGTACCCGATCTGCCCCTGCCCCCATTGGTGTTTGCCTCCGCTCTGGCTGAGGCTGACACCGACGCGCTGGTGCTGGGCTACCCCGGTGGCGGTGTCTTCGAGGCCACGCCGGCCCGAATTCGTGACGTCATCAACCTCGAGGGCCCGGACATCTACCGCAACGCGACGGTCACCCGCCAGGTGTACACGATCAGGGGCACTGTCCAGCAAGGCAACTCCGGCGGTCCGATGATCGACATGAACGGCCGAGTGCTCGGCGTGGTGTTCGGCGCTGCGGTCGACGACGCCGACACCGGGTTCGTCATGACGGCCGACGAGGTGACCGGACAGCTTGCCCGCGTCGGCGACACACAGCCGGTGCCGACCCAGACCTGCGTGGGCTCGGAGTAA
- a CDS encoding NUDIX hydrolase gives MSAGESQPWVPSRAPSWLRPLIDNVEKVPSAYVQRLPADVRAMITAANAKASITGNRRDAAVLVLFSGPPAGPTAAIPESADLLVTVRASTLRHHAGQAAFPGGAVDPGDAGPVSTALREANEETGIDPVRVHPLVALEKIFIAPSGFQVVPVLAYSEDPGPVTAVDPGETAIVARVPVRAFINPENRLMVYRDARSRRWAMPAFRLNQMLVWGFTAQVISAMLDVAGWAQPWDTTEVLGLDEAMAQVGGEGEI, from the coding sequence GTGAGCGCTGGCGAGTCCCAGCCCTGGGTCCCGTCCCGTGCACCGTCCTGGCTGCGCCCCCTGATCGACAACGTCGAGAAGGTGCCTTCGGCCTATGTGCAGCGCTTGCCCGCCGACGTCCGCGCGATGATCACAGCGGCCAACGCCAAAGCCAGCATCACCGGGAACCGGCGCGATGCGGCGGTCCTGGTGCTGTTCTCCGGACCGCCGGCCGGCCCCACGGCTGCCATCCCCGAATCGGCTGACCTGCTGGTCACGGTGCGGGCCTCCACGCTGCGTCATCACGCCGGGCAGGCAGCCTTCCCGGGTGGGGCGGTCGATCCTGGTGACGCCGGTCCGGTCTCCACTGCGCTGCGGGAGGCCAACGAGGAGACGGGCATCGATCCGGTCCGCGTTCACCCGCTGGTCGCGTTGGAGAAGATCTTCATTGCGCCCTCGGGGTTCCAGGTGGTGCCGGTGCTGGCCTACTCCGAGGACCCCGGGCCGGTGACCGCGGTGGATCCAGGAGAGACCGCGATCGTCGCGCGCGTTCCAGTCCGGGCATTCATCAACCCCGAGAACCGGTTGATGGTTTACCGTGATGCGCGCAGTCGGCGTTGGGCCATGCCGGCGTTCCGGCTCAACCAGATGCTGGTCTGGGGATTCACCGCCCAGGTGATCTCGGCGATGTTGGATGTGGCCGGCTGGGCTCAGCCCTGGGACACCACCGAGGTGCTCGGGCTGGACGAGGCCATGGCGCAGGTTGGAGGAGAAGGCGAAATATGA
- a CDS encoding TlpA family protein disulfide reductase, with amino-acid sequence MSTSTRWTLAVLAVVAALLTGLVAELRREPAPVQHGRGTVAPGAEQDLSMLRARAALSPCPVGSPGAGPSALRGVTVECAADGAPVDVAAMVADRTVVLNLWAYWCGPCRDELRVFAEYQRRAGAGVTVVTVHQDDNQAAGLALLAELGVHLPTVQDGRRQIAAALRVPNVMPATVVLAADGSVARILPQPFANAEEIAAAVENSGR; translated from the coding sequence ATGAGCACGTCGACCCGATGGACCCTCGCAGTATTGGCCGTGGTGGCCGCCCTGCTCACCGGATTGGTCGCCGAGCTGCGCCGTGAACCGGCGCCGGTACAGCACGGCCGCGGCACCGTCGCGCCCGGCGCCGAGCAGGACCTGTCCATGCTGCGGGCGCGCGCCGCCCTGTCGCCCTGCCCGGTGGGGTCGCCCGGCGCCGGCCCCAGCGCACTACGCGGCGTCACGGTCGAGTGCGCAGCCGACGGCGCCCCGGTTGATGTGGCTGCCATGGTCGCCGACCGCACGGTGGTGCTGAATCTTTGGGCGTACTGGTGCGGGCCCTGCCGCGACGAGCTGCGCGTCTTCGCGGAATACCAACGTCGGGCCGGGGCGGGCGTGACTGTGGTGACGGTGCATCAAGACGACAACCAAGCAGCGGGGCTGGCGCTGCTGGCGGAGCTGGGCGTGCACCTGCCCACCGTGCAAGACGGCAGACGTCAGATTGCTGCCGCATTGCGGGTGCCCAACGTGATGCCCGCGACGGTGGTCCTGGCCGCGGACGGTAGCGTTGCCCGCATCCTGCCGCAGCCCTTCGCCAATGCCGAGGAGATCGCCGCCGCCGTCGAGAACAGCGGTCGCTGA
- the nth gene encoding endonuclease III, producing the protein MDKASRAARTETRTGLVRRARRMNRTLAQAFPDAHCELDFTTPLELAVATVLSAQCTDVRVNLTTPALFARYPTALDYAQADRTELEELIRPTGFYRNKAAALTKLGQTLVERFDGELPRTMEELVSLPGVGRKTANVILGNAFDVPGITVDTHFGRLVRRWAWTSEEDPVKVEHAVGELIERKDWTLLSHRVIFHGRRVCHARKPACGVCLLAKDCPSFGLGPTNPAEAAALVKGPETEHLLALAGL; encoded by the coding sequence GTGGACAAAGCCTCCCGCGCCGCGCGGACGGAAACCCGGACCGGACTGGTGCGGCGCGCCCGTCGGATGAATCGGACTCTGGCGCAGGCCTTTCCCGACGCCCATTGCGAGTTGGACTTCACTACGCCGCTGGAGCTCGCGGTGGCGACGGTGCTCTCGGCCCAGTGCACCGACGTGCGCGTGAACCTGACGACACCGGCGTTGTTCGCCCGCTACCCCACAGCACTGGATTACGCCCAAGCCGACCGCACCGAGCTGGAGGAGCTCATTCGGCCCACCGGCTTCTACCGCAACAAGGCGGCGGCCCTGACCAAACTGGGCCAGACGCTGGTCGAGCGATTCGACGGGGAGCTGCCCCGCACCATGGAAGAACTGGTCAGCCTGCCCGGAGTGGGACGCAAGACCGCCAACGTGATTCTGGGCAACGCGTTCGACGTCCCGGGGATCACCGTCGACACCCACTTCGGCCGGCTGGTGCGGCGCTGGGCCTGGACCTCTGAGGAGGACCCGGTCAAGGTCGAGCATGCGGTCGGTGAGCTGATCGAACGCAAGGACTGGACCCTGCTGAGCCACCGGGTGATCTTCCACGGCCGGCGGGTATGCCACGCCCGAAAGCCGGCCTGCGGGGTGTGCCTGCTGGCCAAGGACTGCCCCTCATTCGGGCTCGGCCCCACCAACCCGGCGGAGGCCGCCGCGCTGGTCAAGGGTCCCGAGACCGAACACCTGCTGGCCCTGGCCGGGCTGTAG
- the crp gene encoding cAMP-activated global transcriptional regulator CRP, giving the protein MDEILARAGIFQGVEPSAVAALTKQLQPVDFPRGHTVFAEGEPGDRLYIIVSGKVKIGRRSPDGRENLLTIMGPSDMFGELSIFDPGPRTSGATTITEVRAVSMDRDALRSWISDRPEIAEQLLRVLARRLRRTNNNLADLIFTDVPGRVAKQLLQLAQRFGTQEGGALRVTHDLTQEEIAQLVGASRETVNKALADFAHRGWIRLEGKSVLISDSERLARRAR; this is encoded by the coding sequence GTGGACGAGATCCTGGCGAGGGCCGGAATCTTCCAGGGAGTTGAGCCCAGCGCCGTGGCGGCGCTGACCAAGCAGCTTCAGCCCGTGGACTTTCCGCGCGGACACACCGTGTTCGCCGAAGGAGAGCCCGGCGACCGGTTGTACATCATCGTCTCCGGGAAAGTGAAGATCGGCCGGCGGTCTCCCGACGGCCGGGAGAACCTCCTGACCATCATGGGTCCCTCGGACATGTTCGGCGAACTCTCGATCTTCGACCCCGGCCCCCGGACCTCCGGCGCGACCACCATCACCGAGGTGCGCGCCGTCTCGATGGACCGTGACGCGCTCCGGTCGTGGATCTCCGACCGGCCCGAGATCGCCGAGCAGTTGCTGCGCGTGCTGGCCCGCCGGCTGCGGCGTACCAACAACAACCTGGCCGACCTGATCTTCACCGACGTGCCCGGCCGTGTCGCCAAGCAGCTGCTGCAGCTGGCGCAGCGGTTCGGCACTCAGGAAGGCGGGGCCCTGCGGGTCACCCACGACCTGACTCAGGAAGAGATCGCCCAGCTGGTCGGTGCGTCGCGGGAGACGGTGAACAAGGCGCTGGCCGACTTCGCCCACCGCGGATGGATCCGCCTTGAGGGCAAGAGCGTATTGATCTCCGACTCCGAGCGACTGGCTCGCCGAGCGAGGTAA
- a CDS encoding MBL fold metallo-hydrolase, which yields MSASHPAYGRLRPVTETASVLLADNPGLMTLEGTNTWVLRGPGSDEVVIVDPGPEDDEHIGRLAEIGKIALVLISHRHFDHTEGIDKLVDAVGVPVYSAGSGFQRRLGGGLTDGQVIDAAGLRITVFATPGHTADSLSFVLDDAVLTADTVLGRGTTVIDSEDGDLTRYMDSLRRLRGLGGRTVLPGHGPELPNIEAVADGYLAHREQRLDQVRSALAALGDDATARQVVEHVYTDVAEELWGAAEHSVQAQLNYLRG from the coding sequence GTGTCGGCCAGTCATCCCGCCTACGGTCGGCTGCGGCCGGTCACCGAGACCGCGTCGGTGTTGTTGGCCGACAACCCTGGGCTGATGACCCTGGAGGGCACTAACACCTGGGTGCTGCGCGGGCCCGGCAGTGACGAGGTGGTGATCGTCGACCCGGGGCCCGAAGACGATGAGCACATCGGTCGGCTCGCCGAGATCGGCAAGATCGCCTTGGTGCTCATCAGCCATCGGCACTTCGACCACACCGAGGGCATCGACAAGCTGGTGGACGCGGTCGGGGTGCCGGTGTATTCGGCGGGCAGCGGATTTCAGCGCCGGCTCGGCGGCGGCCTGACTGACGGTCAGGTGATCGATGCCGCCGGTTTACGCATCACGGTGTTCGCCACCCCGGGGCACACCGCTGACTCGCTCTCGTTCGTGCTGGACGACGCTGTCCTGACCGCCGACACCGTGCTGGGCCGTGGCACCACCGTCATCGACTCCGAAGACGGCGACCTGACGCGCTATATGGACTCGCTACGGCGACTGCGCGGGTTGGGCGGACGCACCGTGCTGCCCGGGCACGGCCCAGAACTGCCGAATATCGAAGCAGTGGCCGACGGGTATCTGGCTCACCGCGAACAACGGCTCGACCAGGTGCGCTCCGCGCTTGCCGCGTTAGGCGACGACGCCACCGCTCGTCAGGTCGTGGAACACGTCTACACCGACGTTGCCGAGGAGCTGTGGGGTGCGGCCGAACACTCGGTTCAGGCCCAGTTGAACTATCTGAGGGGCTGA
- a CDS encoding RidA family protein, translating to MSWRARLGELGIELPAVVAPLAAYVPAVRTGNLVYTSGQLPMQAGALPQTGKVGAQVSPEEGHALARTCALNALAAVDALVGLDAVARVVKVVGFVASAPNFNGQPAVVNGASELLGEVFGDAGKHARSAVGVSELPLDAPVEVELIVELKAAAE from the coding sequence ATGAGCTGGCGAGCCCGGCTGGGCGAGCTCGGGATCGAACTGCCCGCGGTAGTGGCGCCGCTGGCGGCCTACGTTCCCGCGGTGCGCACCGGCAACCTGGTGTACACCTCCGGCCAGCTGCCTATGCAGGCCGGCGCCTTGCCGCAGACCGGCAAGGTAGGTGCGCAGGTCAGTCCGGAGGAGGGCCACGCGCTTGCCCGCACCTGCGCTCTCAATGCGCTAGCAGCAGTCGATGCCCTGGTCGGGCTCGACGCCGTGGCCCGGGTGGTCAAGGTGGTCGGGTTTGTCGCGTCGGCGCCGAACTTCAATGGCCAACCCGCCGTGGTCAACGGCGCCTCCGAGCTGTTGGGCGAGGTGTTCGGGGATGCCGGCAAGCACGCCCGCTCGGCGGTGGGGGTTTCCGAACTGCCGCTGGATGCACCGGTCGAAGTCGAGCTGATCGTCGAGCTGAAGGCAGCGGCGGAGTAG
- a CDS encoding DUF4177 domain-containing protein encodes MSQRTAWEYATVPLLTHATKQILDQWGEDGWELVSVVPGPSGEQLIAFLKRPQ; translated from the coding sequence ATGAGTCAACGCACGGCCTGGGAGTACGCCACCGTCCCCTTGCTCACGCACGCCACCAAGCAGATCCTCGACCAATGGGGAGAGGACGGCTGGGAGCTTGTTTCAGTGGTCCCGGGGCCGTCGGGTGAGCAGCTCATCGCCTTCCTGAAGCGCCCGCAATGA
- a CDS encoding ArsA-related P-loop ATPase: MVTATSSSAPALGWPSRLTKARLHFVTGKGGTGKTTVAAALALSLAAGGRRVLLVEVEERQGIAQLFDVPPLPIEPLKVATAEDGGQVDALAMDIEAAFLEYLDLFYNLGIAGRAMRRVGAVEFATTIAPGLRDVILTGKIKYHVVQVDKNNKPVYDAIVVDAPPTGRISRFLDVTKAVSQLAKGGPVHSQADGVVKLLHSDQTAIHLVTLLEALPMQETLEAIEELRELDLPIGSVIVNRDIPAHLEPADLAKAAEGVVDADALRAGLAAAGITLADEDFAGLLTETIQHATRISARTETAEQLEDLDVPRLQLPTITDGIDLGSLYELSEILGQQGVR; this comes from the coding sequence GTGGTGACAGCCACATCCAGCAGCGCGCCTGCACTCGGCTGGCCTTCTCGATTGACGAAGGCCCGGCTGCATTTCGTGACCGGCAAGGGCGGTACCGGCAAAACTACGGTTGCGGCCGCGCTGGCATTGTCGCTGGCCGCCGGCGGGCGCCGGGTATTGCTGGTGGAAGTCGAAGAGCGCCAAGGCATTGCGCAACTCTTCGACGTTCCGCCACTACCCATCGAGCCGCTCAAGGTCGCCACCGCCGAGGACGGCGGGCAGGTCGATGCGCTGGCGATGGACATCGAGGCCGCGTTCCTGGAGTACCTCGACCTGTTCTACAACTTGGGGATCGCCGGACGCGCTATGCGGCGGGTCGGCGCAGTCGAGTTCGCGACCACCATCGCGCCCGGTCTGCGCGACGTGATCCTCACGGGCAAGATCAAGTACCACGTGGTCCAGGTCGACAAGAACAACAAACCGGTCTACGACGCCATCGTGGTCGACGCACCGCCGACGGGCCGGATCTCCCGGTTCCTCGACGTCACCAAGGCGGTGTCGCAGTTGGCCAAGGGCGGGCCGGTGCATTCGCAGGCCGACGGGGTGGTGAAGCTACTGCACTCCGATCAGACGGCGATCCACCTGGTGACGCTGCTGGAAGCTCTGCCAATGCAGGAAACCCTCGAGGCCATCGAGGAACTGCGCGAGCTCGACCTGCCGATCGGCAGCGTGATCGTCAACCGCGACATACCTGCGCACCTGGAACCCGCCGACCTGGCCAAGGCAGCCGAGGGCGTCGTCGATGCCGACGCGCTACGGGCCGGCCTGGCCGCCGCGGGAATCACGCTGGCCGACGAGGACTTCGCCGGGTTGCTGACCGAGACCATCCAGCACGCGACCCGCATCAGCGCTCGGACGGAGACGGCCGAGCAACTAGAGGATCTGGACGTGCCACGTTTGCAACTGCCCACGATCACCGATGGGATCGACCTGGGCAGCCTCTATGAACTTTCCGAGATTCTGGGCCAACAGGGGGTTCGATGA
- a CDS encoding ArsA family ATPase, protein MTPDTTGKPLALDLAAILADTTNRVVVCCGAGGVGKTTTAASMALRAAEYGRNVVVLTIDPARRLAQALGIEDLGNHPQRVPLPAEVPGQLHAMMLDMRRTFDEMVAQYSGPERAEAILNNQFYQTVATSLSGTQEYMAMEKLGQLLGEDRWDLVVVDTPPSRNALDFLDAPKRLGSFMDSRLWKLLLGPGRGLGKLVAGALGLAMKALSTVLGSQMLSDAANFVQSLDATFGGFREKADRTYELLKRRGTQFVVVSAAEPDALREAAFFVDRLAGERMPLAGLILNRTHPMLCDLPIERAIDAIETLHEPAGESLPEGAKALTTAALQIHAERGATAKREIRLLSRFTRANPRVPIVGVPSLPFDVSDLEALGAIADQLTAKKEK, encoded by the coding sequence ATGACACCCGATACGACCGGCAAACCGCTGGCACTGGATTTGGCGGCGATCCTGGCCGACACCACCAATCGCGTCGTGGTGTGTTGCGGCGCCGGCGGCGTCGGAAAGACCACCACCGCGGCGTCGATGGCCCTGCGGGCCGCCGAGTACGGTCGCAACGTGGTGGTGTTGACCATCGACCCGGCGCGCCGGCTGGCGCAGGCCCTGGGCATCGAGGACCTGGGCAACCACCCGCAGCGCGTGCCGCTGCCTGCCGAGGTCCCGGGTCAGCTGCACGCGATGATGCTCGACATGCGCCGCACCTTCGATGAGATGGTGGCGCAGTATTCCGGGCCGGAGCGGGCCGAGGCGATCCTGAACAACCAGTTCTACCAAACGGTGGCCACCTCGCTCTCCGGCACGCAGGAGTACATGGCGATGGAGAAGCTCGGCCAGCTGCTCGGCGAGGACCGCTGGGACCTGGTGGTCGTCGACACCCCGCCGTCGCGCAACGCGCTGGACTTCCTGGATGCGCCCAAGCGCTTGGGCAGTTTCATGGACAGCCGGCTGTGGAAGTTGCTCCTGGGCCCCGGTCGAGGACTCGGCAAGCTGGTCGCCGGCGCGCTCGGCCTTGCGATGAAAGCCTTGTCGACCGTCCTCGGTTCCCAGATGCTCTCCGACGCAGCGAATTTCGTGCAGTCTCTCGATGCCACTTTCGGCGGCTTCCGGGAGAAAGCGGACCGCACCTATGAGCTGCTCAAACGGCGGGGCACCCAGTTCGTGGTGGTGTCGGCGGCCGAACCCGACGCACTGCGGGAGGCGGCGTTCTTCGTCGATCGGCTCGCAGGCGAGCGCATGCCCCTGGCCGGGCTGATCCTCAACCGCACCCACCCGATGCTGTGCGACCTGCCTATCGAGCGCGCCATCGACGCCATCGAGACACTGCATGAGCCGGCCGGAGAATCATTGCCCGAGGGCGCGAAAGCGCTCACCACGGCGGCGCTGCAGATTCACGCCGAGCGCGGTGCCACCGCTAAGCGTGAGATTCGGCTGCTCTCGCGATTCACCCGGGCCAACCCGCGGGTTCCTATCGTGGGAGTGCCGTCGCTGCCGTTCGATGTCTCCGACCTGGAGGCACTGGGAGCGATCGCCGATCAGCTCACGGCGAAGAAAGAGAAGTAG
- a CDS encoding WhiB family transcriptional regulator → MATASDSQTPRTGLRGVQDEGRIAWVSQAVCRAADPDELFVRGAAQRKAAVICRHCPVVLQCLADALDNRVEFGVWGGMTERQRRALLKQHPEVTSWREYFAAQRKQRDVG, encoded by the coding sequence ATGGCAACGGCGTCGGATTCCCAAACTCCCCGAACGGGCCTGCGTGGTGTGCAGGACGAAGGTCGAATCGCCTGGGTCTCCCAGGCCGTCTGCCGGGCCGCGGACCCCGATGAGCTCTTCGTTCGCGGTGCTGCACAACGCAAAGCCGCGGTCATCTGTAGGCACTGTCCGGTCGTGCTGCAGTGTCTGGCTGACGCTCTCGACAACCGCGTCGAGTTCGGTGTGTGGGGCGGCATGACCGAGCGGCAACGCCGGGCGCTGCTCAAGCAGCACCCCGAGGTCACGTCTTGGCGCGAGTACTTCGCCGCCCAGCGCAAGCAGCGCGACGTCGGCTGA